The Triticum aestivum cultivar Chinese Spring chromosome 4B, IWGSC CS RefSeq v2.1, whole genome shotgun sequence sequence ATCTCAGGACCTCAGTTGCTTCATGCAAGTAGTACCTCATCTCCCTACTGTATCCCTTTCTACAGGTTAGAGACTTCAACATTGCTAAAAGAGAGGAAGATATTGGATCCTATGCTGGTTTTCTTGGTACGGCTTATGCCTCCTCTGTTAAAAAATAACGCATCATCATTTAGCTATTAATTTTCAGAGGTTGTGTCATGCCACGCATATTTAGACCCATTTATTGGTCTTATCAAATGCAGCTGCTTCATACATGATTGGAAGAGCCATTACCTCGATATTTTGGGGTATTGCCGCAGATCGTCTCGGACGAAAGCCTGTAATTGTATTTTCAATGCTATCTGTGTAAGTGTGATATGGATTCTAATTCCATTcagcagcagttcttgtgagcaaGTGTATAATAATTCAGTAGTCACTTAGCCGTTTCACTTGTATATTGCAGGGTCATACTTCAGATATTCTTCGGGCTAAGTACAAAATATTGGATGGCGATTGCTGCAAGACTTCTCCTAGGTTCTCTAAATGGATTACTTGGACCAATTAAGGTACTTGACCTGTAGCAGTTTCATTCAACATGCAGATCTAGGCCTCACAGTTGTGATCTATATGTTGGGTCTGTGATAACATAAACTGTGTTGATCTTTCacaaaaaaaaacataaactgtACTATTCATTGCAGGCTTATGCCATTGAAGTTTGTCAAACTGAACACCAAGCTCTTGGCATCTCAGTTGTAATTTTCTTGAGCACCTTTACGTTCTTTATTTACAATTTTATTACTATTCTTATATGCCATAGTCCTCTTAGAGTAATGTAATATTCTTTAAATGTTCTTTAATAAAAAAAAGCATAATTACAGGTGAATACCGTGTGGGGCTTGGGTGTTGTTATTGGTCCAGGTCTTGGTGGCTACCTTGCCCACGTAATTAATAGTCCATTCTACTTGTGTAATCGTAATGAAGCTTTATACAATCTTATAATTTGATTCATTTAGTTGATATAACTGAAATAGTTTCAACTCTTGGATAAAAGTACATACtatttttgctatttattttgggCTGAAGGTATTATTCACTTGTACAATTGTTAGTTCAACAAAAATAAAGAGATGAACTGCTTTCATTTCCTAATTTCTACATTTTCCTTTTTGTCAGCCTGCTGAAAAATATCCAGAGACATTTTCCAAAGAGTCAGTTTTCGGGAGGTAGATCCTGCAAGGACAAGATATATTTAAATTCTAATCTGCTTGCAACCACTTCATGACTCATTGCTAATTAATTGAATTTGCAGGTTCCCATATCTTTTACCTTGTCTCACTGTGTCAATCTTTGCTGCCATTGTTCTAATAAGTTGTATATGGCTTCTGGTAAGTACAGTACAGAAGCAATATATCATCCCACTTCTGACCTTCATTCTAGGCATATGTTTTTGTGGAATTAGGCATTGGTTTTTCCACATTAATTTGCTAATACCGAACGTACCCTGCCTAGGCTATATACAACTTCATCATAGGAGTATGTTTCAATAAGTTCAGATATCTTCTAATGTTTCCATTAATATGGTTACTCAAATGGATTAACAGGAGACTATACATAAACATAAGATTACTGAAAAGGATGTCAGAATAGTCAAAGCCTTGCCATCGCAACAGGCACATTGGGATATGCCTCGTAAGAAGAGTTTGCTTCAGAACTGGCCATGGATGTCAACTATGCTATCATATTGTTTGTTTGGTCTTCATGAAACGGCATATAGTGAGGTAAAATATTTTGGAATTCTTGTCCTTAAATTTGTGCATGTCAGTATGTCACATGTCTTGCAAATCCATCTAAATGTGTTTTTCGTTGGTAAATCACTCTAATGCTACTCAATTAATTTCTCACATCACCTTTTTTTACTACATGGATCAATGTTTAATATTTCGAATTCTCTAATATTAGAACTATAATTATCTTTCAATACTAGATACTTTCCATATGGGCTGTGAGTGACAGAAAGTATGGCGGCCTTAGCTTCTCATCTGGAGATATTGGTCAGGTTCTTTCTGTGTCAGGTATGGCATCCCTCTGCTTTGACCTGTTTATTCTGAACATTTTGAACTTTTCATGCTGCAGGTGGGAAATAATTCTGTTTCTCCTTTTGCTGCAGGTGCTAGTCTTCTTGTATATCAGCTTATAATTTATCATTGGGTTAATAAATTTCTCGGGCCACTCAATTCATCGCGCATTGCTTCCGTGAGTTGGCTTACAAATTGTGACTTCGTtggaaattaattaattaattgtttcaTGAGCATAACTCCTATATTGACAATGGCCTTGCAGTCTCTATCTATTCTTGTACTCGCTACGTTCCCCTTTATGACATATCTATCGGGAACAAAACTGTCTTTCGCTCTTTACGCTGCAGCCATGACGAAAAGTGTTCTCGGAGTAAGCATTCCCACGCTCTTCCTTCACTGAAATTCTGGATGATAAGTAGATTAAAGTGCTGGAGACTCTACCCTTCTAATTACCAAAAACAAAATGATCACTTTACTATATACTCTTGTATTAAGGCACATCTAATCCTCTCTTCAAAACTTATACAGATTACTATCAGTTGTGGAATGTGCCTTCTTCAGAACAATGCAGTGGTATGTATATTAGCACCGATTAGATGAATTTTTTGCAACACTGTCATTGTTTCTGAAATACAATATATACCAGCGTCAAGACCAGAGAGGCACTGCAAATGGTATAGCGACAACCGGCATGTCGTTTTTCAAGGCAGTTGCTCCAGTAGGGGCAGGAATTCTGTGAGTATACCTCATATCATCAAAAAGATATATAGTAAACAATTGATACATCAAGCTACTAAATTTCTGATCTTACGGGATTTGCAATTCACAATCGCCTGTTGTGCTCTTGATAAACGGAAGAGTTCACATCATCAATAGATAATTTTACTGAACATGCATTGATCAACGCAGATTCTCATGGGCGCAAAAACGTCACGATGCCACCTTCTTCCCAGGTGATTAACTAAACTATCAGCTTATAATTTATCATTGGGTTTAGCATTGGAGAAGGCATGGAGGGAGAAATAGAAATAATTCATTTCTTATTGAATCTGCAGGTGATCAAGTGGTATTCTTGATGCTGGTTGTGGTGCAGCTCTGTGGACTGATATCTACCTTCGAGCCATTCCTGGTCTTGCCTCCAGTAGAAGAATGTCGGTAGGACATAGAGGGGAGATCAAATGTGCAACTGCAATGTTTAAAAAATGTGGACCCTACTAGGTATACCCAAGTCAAACGCACATGTGAGGAGGATCATTGACCAAGTCAAAACTTTTTCATGTGTTAGTACCGAATGGTTATCAGAGACAAGAGCGGTTACCCATGTGGGAAATGCTTTCTACACTTTTTTTAGATGTAATGCTTTCTACACTTGATAGCGGTTTGAACAGTTTAAGACTCAAACAAATACCCGATACAAGACAATTGAAGGGAAAGCTCTTGGAAAAACCGATACTCTGTATTTTGTATAAATATGTGGTCAGTGTTCCATTTATGGTGTAGTATATGGTAAGCCAAGTTTTTTTAAGGGAATGCCATATGGTAAGCTTTGTCATTCAATAACAGTGTTAGATCGTTAGTAGGACATGAAATAAGAAGCTAGGAGCATCCACCTCCCATACATGATCAATATATATACTCCTCCTTATGGAAAGAAATGAGGGATTGACTCTCCCTGGTTTCCAGAGGCCGTCTCCTCGTCTATCCATCGATGCCTGGTTTCCAGCTGCCGTCTCATCGTCTATCCATCGATCTCTGGTTTCCTGTCGCATGCCATTGATCCATCGTCCACTCGCTGCACCTCATGCGGATCGGCCTGGCATCCAACGTTTTGTAAGAGGGgttaggtgttggggaacgtaattttctacgttcaccaagatcaatctatgagttcatctagcaacgagagagaggagtgcatctacatacccttgtagatcgcgtgcggaagcgttcaagcgaacggggttgagggagtcgttctcgtcgtgatcaaatcaccggagatcctagcgccgaacggacggcacctccgcgttcaacacatgtacagttagcgtgacgtctcctccttcttgatccagcaagggggaaggagaggttgatgaagatccagcagcacgacggcgtggtgatggatgcagcagggttccggcagggcttcgccaagcgactacgggaggaggaggtgtagcaggggagagggaggcgccaagacttcagggtgcggctgccctccctcccctccttttatataggccccctgggggggcgccggccctggagatgggatctcccaagggaggcgacggccaggggggtggagtgccccccaaggcaagtggaggcgcccaccccccaccctagggtttccaaccctaggtgcagggggggcccaaggggggcgcaccagcccactaggggctggttcccctcccacttcagcccacggggccctccgggataggtggccccacccggtggacccccgggacccttccggtggtcccagtacaataccggtgacccccgaaactctcccgatggccgaaactgcacttcctatatataattctttacctccggaccatttcggaactcctcgtgacgtccgagatctcatatgggactccgaacaactttcggtttgctgcatactcatattcatacaaccctagcatcaccgaaccttaagtgtgtagccctacgggttcgggagacatgcagacatgaccgagacggctctctggtcaataaccaacagcgggatctggatacccatgttggctcccacatactcctcgatgatctcatcggatgaaccacgatgtcgaggatttaagcaaccccgtatacaattccctttgtcaatcggtacgttacttgcccgagactcgatcgtcggtatcccaatacctcgttcaatctcgttaccggcaagtcactttactcgtgtcgtaatgcatgatcccgtgaccagacacctggtcagtttgagctcattatgatgatgcattaccgagtgggcccagagatacctctccgtcatacggagtgac is a genomic window containing:
- the LOC123094426 gene encoding protein ZINC INDUCED FACILITATOR-LIKE 1-like isoform X2, which translates into the protein MSSLEEALLQKPPPSVVVCHHAAAACHHEGCPGCAMDRRKESLRGRIPYKELFFVAATTLAGSLPITCLFPFMYFMVRDFNIAKREEDIGSYAGFLAASYMIGRAITSIFWGIAADRLGRKPVIVFSMLSVVILQIFFGLSTKYWMAIAARLLLGSLNGLLGPIKPAEKYPETFSKESVFGRFPYLLPCLTVSIFAAIVLISCIWLLETIHKHKITEKDVRIVKALPSQQAHWDMPRKKSLLQNWPWMSTMLSYCLFGLHETAYSEILSIWAVSDRKYGGLSFSSGDIGQVLSVSGASLLVYQLIIYHWVNKFLGPLNSSRIASSLSILVLATFPFMTYLSGTKLSFALYAAAMTKSVLGITISCGMCLLQNNAVRQDQRGTANGIATTGMSFFKAVAPVGAGILFSWAQKRHDATFFPGDQVVFLMLVVVQLCGLISTFEPFLVLPPVEECR
- the LOC123094426 gene encoding protein ZINC INDUCED FACILITATOR-LIKE 1-like isoform X1; this translates as MSSLEEALLQKPPPSVVVCHHAAAACHHEGCPGCAMDRRKESLRGRIPYKELFFVAATTLAGSLPITCLFPFMYFMVRDFNIAKREEDIGSYAGFLAASYMIGRAITSIFWGIAADRLGRKPVIVFSMLSVVILQIFFGLSTKYWMAIAARLLLGSLNGLLGPIKAYAIEVCQTEHQALGISVPAEKYPETFSKESVFGRFPYLLPCLTVSIFAAIVLISCIWLLETIHKHKITEKDVRIVKALPSQQAHWDMPRKKSLLQNWPWMSTMLSYCLFGLHETAYSEILSIWAVSDRKYGGLSFSSGDIGQVLSVSGASLLVYQLIIYHWVNKFLGPLNSSRIASSLSILVLATFPFMTYLSGTKLSFALYAAAMTKSVLGITISCGMCLLQNNAVRQDQRGTANGIATTGMSFFKAVAPVGAGILFSWAQKRHDATFFPGDQVVFLMLVVVQLCGLISTFEPFLVLPPVEECR